The window GGTTAAGTCTTGGAGTCGGGCAATTCCGGCACATCGCCGTCCCCCGTCAGCGCGGCCTCGCGCATCTCTTCCGCGATCTTCTCGTACACCTCTTCCCGCAGAATCTGCACGTGCTTTGGCGCGCGCAGCCCCAGCTTGAGAACGTCGTTCTTGGCCGAGACTATCATTATCCCGATCTCCGCGCCCAGCATCACCCATGCGTCCGTGTGAACCTCGATCTCCACCCGCGGCCAGGGCGCGCCCGGAGACGCAACCGGCTTTACGAGCGGCACGTCCGAGGGCGGAAGGTAAACGGGCAGCGGGGTCGCGATTTCCAGCAGCGCGCGCCCGCCGCCGCTTTCGAGTGCGGTCAGGAGCACAGCCGGACCGATACGGACCCGCTCGCCAACTCTCCTTGTCAGAACGAGCAACGCGGCACCGCGGCCATTATAGGGCGGGACGCGGGACGCGTCAAAATCACGCCCGCTTGGCCTCGGGGACGAGCGAAAGGTCGGGCGCGCGGCCGGACTCGGCCGCGGCCGCGAACAGCCGGTGCTTGGTCTCGTACGGTGAATCGTCCATCACGAACTGGTAGCCGACGCGGCGGATTTTGTTCAGCACGAGCGGGCCGAGCAGGTTCACCGTACTGTCGGTGAACTCGGGCGCGATGTTGACTATCCCCAAAACGAGCAGGTCGCTTACCGATGCGAATTCGGATTCCATGACGCGGTCGAGCTTGACGTTCACCTCGTAATCCGGGAAGAAAAGAAACGGCTCGACGACGAAAAAGCACAGCCGCGGCTCCTCCAGCGACTGTAGCCACATGAACGGCGCGAGCTTTTCCTCGCGGTAAATCGCGTATCGCCGGTACTCCGGAAAGCCGATCAACCCGAACGGGAAATCGAAGATGTCCTCCGGAGCTATCGTTATCTCACCGAATCGCGCAGTCTGGAATTGCATGGCGTTATGTCCCCCCGGCCGCGCGGCCGTAGCTGATTTCAATTGCGCCCGGATGGACGACGATGCGCGCGGGCGTGAACTCGATATTTATCGCCGGCGGCGAAAGCGGGATAAATCCGGAACCGACTGGCGCGTCGCCGGGCATGTCGAAAAGCCTTTCGGACGCGATTTCCGCGAACGCGTCCGGATTGTCCGCCGGGCGCGCGAACAAGTCGCCTTCCCGCGCGACGCGCGCGACACCCGATAGGAGCGCGGATTTGGAGTCGTCCCGACGGAACGCGACCTCGTCGTGCCAGCCGCGGTAGCCTGCCTCCGCGCGCGGCTTTGTCGAATCCACGGAGATGCGCGTGCGCGCGTTCTCGATCTCGATGCGCGCGGGCGTTGTCCTCACCTTGAGGGCGACAATCGCCGTGCCGTTTGTTCCGGTTACGTTCAACTTTTACCTCAGGAAATCGAACAGCGTGGACTGCAGGATGCGCGCCCCCGCGGAGAGCGCCGCCTGCAGCACGTTTTCCTGCTCCTTCAAATGGATAATAACTTCGGTGAGGTCGGCGCCCTGGACGCCGAGCTTGACCTTTTGCAGCTCCAGCGAAAAGCTGTCGCTCTGGTCGAGCGCGAATTCCAAGCGCCGCACCGCGCTGCCCGCGCGCGACCGGAAGTCGAGCGTCGTGGTGAAGTCGCGGTCCACTTCGCCAAGCCGCGGCTCGGATAACAGATACACGCGCTCCTCGTCCACGAGAAACGACGAGAACTTGGACGATAGCGGAAGCACCGTTCCGGAAAGCGACTCGAACGCATCGTCGAAAACGGCGCGCGAGCCGCCGCGCGGATCGAACGCCTTGATGCTAATCGAAGGAACGGGCTGGTTGGAAATGTTCTCGACTTGAATGCGCCCGTCGC is drawn from bacterium and contains these coding sequences:
- a CDS encoding flagellar assembly protein FliW, with translation MQFQTARFGEITIAPEDIFDFPFGLIGFPEYRRYAIYREEKLAPFMWLQSLEEPRLCFFVVEPFLFFPDYEVNVKLDRVMESEFASVSDLLVLGIVNIAPEFTDSTVNLLGPLVLNKIRRVGYQFVMDDSPYETKHRLFAAAAESGRAPDLSLVPEAKRA
- a CDS encoding carbon storage regulator — protein: MLVLTRRVGERVRIGPAVLLTALESGGGRALLEIATPLPVYLPPSDVPLVKPVASPGAPWPRVEIEVHTDAWVMLGAEIGIMIVSAKNDVLKLGLRAPKHVQILREEVYEKIAEEMREAALTGDGDVPELPDSKT